The DNA segment CGGCAGCATTCATCTGGATGTGAGCGAAGGCATGATCGACGAGCTTGCGACCGAGCCCGTCGATACGCTGCTCTGTCCGAAGATGTGGAAGACGTCCGCGGGTTAACGCAGAACGTCGGCCGCATGAGAACGATGTATCGGTTGCTCGCGTTAGGCGCTTTCCTATCGCTCGTTTGCTCGGCTTCCGCAACGGCGGCAACGAGTGCGGCGACGACGAAGGTTGCGACGCAGCTCAAGGCCGATTTGCAAGCCTATCTCGCGTCACGCGGCGCACCCGAACATATTTCGGCGGCGTCACTTTCGGTGAGCTTGCCGGACGGCCGTTTTATCGACGTTGCGGCCGGAACGGACGCATATGGCGGCGGCGCTCCCGTTACGCCCGCGAACTTGTTTCAGATCGGCAGCAACACCAAAGCGTTTACTGCAATAGTTGCATTAAAACTCCAGGCGCAGCACAAACTAACGATCGACGACACCGTCGGGAAATGGCTGCCGCAGTATCCGGCCTGGAAAGCGGCGACGATTGACCGCCTGTTCGACATGACGACCGGCATCCCGACCTACGACGATAGCTTCGACATGCAGCGCGACTACAGTCGCAACCCCGTTCGCGACTTTACGCCGGCCGAACTCATCGCGTACGTCGATCCGAAGTCGCCGCTCAAACACGTCTGGCTGTACTCGAACACCGGCTATGCGTTGGCCGAGATGATCGAAGAAAAAGCGGCCGGCAAAAGCTTCACCGATCTGATCCGCGACATGGTGATCGCGCCCACCGGTATCAAGGATCTCTATTATTATCCCGGCGTCTATCCCGCCGAGCTGCGCGCGCGCACCGTGCAAGGCTACTTCTACAATCCCACGCCCGAAAACGCGGGATTCAAGCCGATGGTCGGCAAGAGTCAGCGCGATTATAGCTTGTCGTGGGCAGGGGCCGCGGGGGCGATGGTCGCCACGCCGCACGCAGTGGCCGCATGGGCGCGCGACCTCTACCAAGGCAGCGTACTTACGACCGCCGAGCGCGCGCGTATGGAACGGCTCGTATCGCAGAAGACGGCCGATCCCATTGCCGACACGAGCGCGAGCGATTCGCGCGGCTTTGGGTTGGGCCTCGCGAAGCTGTACATGCCGGGATTGGGATCGTTTTGGTTCTACGAGGGCACGACGCTCGGCTATCGCGTGCTGCACGCTTACTTTCCGAAAGAGAACGTCGTCCTCGCGTTTGGCCTGAACAGCCAGCCGCCTGACGGACATAACAACGCCGGGCAGCTCGTCCAAACGATCGTCAACACGTTAAAAGCCAACGGATTGTTTCACTAACGTGGCGTAACGCGCTCGAGTATCCCCTTGCACGCCACGATCGCATCCCCGCTCGGCAACGCGGCAGCCGCTGCGGGAGCATCGCACGACTGACGGTTGGCGAGAAAAGCAGCGCCACCGGCGGTGAACGCGGCTAGCCAAGCCGATTGCGAATCGCTCGCCGCAACGTAACCGATATTGGGCGTGCCGGTGAGAATGATGAAATGCACGGCGTCCAAGTGCACGTCGCGGACCTGCAGCGTCGGGGCGACGAGCTGCTGCGAGAAATCGAAATGGCGTTCGGCGTAGACGCTTTCGCTGGAGGGCATCAGCAACGTTGCCGTCGTTCCATCGTGCAGAAGCGGGACGCGCGATGCAACGATGCCGTCGAACTCGCCGCGAACGTCGTAATGGTTTGGCGTTTGCTTCTGTGGGTCGATAAAGCGATCGTATCGATAGAGCCGGCTATCGCGATATCTCTGCACCGGGTCGCCTGTATTGCCACCGATCTCCAGGAAGAAATACCGACCGGTAAACGCGATGGGAACGCGCACGCTCGACATAGGGTCCGCGTCATCGTAGCGTCCTTTGTTGCGAAGCGGTTCGGGGAAATACGTATAGCTCTCGAGCTGTTTTCCCGTTAAACCGTCGTAGCGGTCGAAGTGCGCCGGCGGCACGCCATCGCTCACGTCGTCGTCGACAAACCAGAGCGCGTCGTCGGTGGATTCGGCATAGTATTGCCGCTGCGTTTCGAAACGCCGGACTCCGGTGCGCCGATCGAAAACGTCGACGTAGCTGAAATGCGGTTCTCCTGCGCTGTACGACCAGAGTACGACGTCGGGCAGAACCGTTGGATTGAGGCTGAGGCCCACGCCGCCGCGCGCGCGCCAGCGCCGCGTACCATCGCGCGAAGCGAGTGCGACGACGTCCGTGTAGGCATCGGGATCCTCACTCGCCGGCGCGACGGCAACGGCAACCAGTTCGCGGTCCGCGTCCAATCCGAGTGCACCGGAGCCCAACGGAGGGCTACGCCAAAGCACGCGTGCGGTGGAGGGCTGGAGAGCAACGATCGTGTCGTGTGGCCCCGTCGCAATAAGCCGGTCCCCCGAAAGCGTGATGGGCGTTTGGAGGTTCGCGCGCTGCCACAGCACGCGGCCGTCTCGCGTCGAGTAAGCCGTAACGCCGGTAGAGGTACCGACGATCGCAGTCGCGCCGCCATCGGCGACGAGTATTGCGGGAAGGCGTCCCCAATCGCCGCTGACACACCATACGGCGTCGAGCTT comes from the Candidatus Baltobacteraceae bacterium genome and includes:
- a CDS encoding serine hydrolase domain-containing protein is translated as MEDVRGLTQNVGRMRTMYRLLALGAFLSLVCSASATAATSAATTKVATQLKADLQAYLASRGAPEHISAASLSVSLPDGRFIDVAAGTDAYGGGAPVTPANLFQIGSNTKAFTAIVALKLQAQHKLTIDDTVGKWLPQYPAWKAATIDRLFDMTTGIPTYDDSFDMQRDYSRNPVRDFTPAELIAYVDPKSPLKHVWLYSNTGYALAEMIEEKAAGKSFTDLIRDMVIAPTGIKDLYYYPGVYPAELRARTVQGYFYNPTPENAGFKPMVGKSQRDYSLSWAGAAGAMVATPHAVAAWARDLYQGSVLTTAERARMERLVSQKTADPIADTSASDSRGFGLGLAKLYMPGLGSFWFYEGTTLGYRVLHAYFPKENVVLAFGLNSQPPDGHNNAGQLVQTIVNTLKANGLFH
- a CDS encoding PQQ-binding-like beta-propeller repeat protein — protein: MRWNLWVACAGAIVALCAVTPQSGIGKLDAVWCVSGDWGRLPAILVADGGATAIVGTSTGVTAYSTRDGRVLWQRANLQTPITLSGDRLIATGPHDTIVALQPSTARVLWRSPPLGSGALGLDADRELVAVAVAPASEDPDAYTDVVALASRDGTRRWRARGGVGLSLNPTVLPDVVLWSYSAGEPHFSYVDVFDRRTGVRRFETQRQYYAESTDDALWFVDDDVSDGVPPAHFDRYDGLTGKQLESYTYFPEPLRNKGRYDDADPMSSVRVPIAFTGRYFFLEIGGNTGDPVQRYRDSRLYRYDRFIDPQKQTPNHYDVRGEFDGIVASRVPLLHDGTTATLLMPSSESVYAERHFDFSQQLVAPTLQVRDVHLDAVHFIILTGTPNIGYVAASDSQSAWLAAFTAGGAAFLANRQSCDAPAAAAALPSGDAIVACKGILERVTPR